A region from the Sandaracinus amylolyticus genome encodes:
- a CDS encoding calcium-binding EGF-like domain-containing protein → MSRFDSLALILLVVPLALAPGCACDGPRATELCDVGACGAHGSGICTGGRLTCSCDVGYSGARCDACATGYVLEAGECVEEEEPPPPCDAGLPFPCDESEARPTVVYAPPRFRAVRVPLIAGAESQASTAYGVNAVGQIAGTARAVMAAGGIRWFAFRFDEASGIVDVGGDAAITTSGLAINDDGLVTGSATWANGPDRAFVSDGESFEDVGLELGANVYSLGTSINDEGQIAAECEIESAYRICRYTPGTGWDLFEPGGGFALADDGTLVGLANELETSGFVRDDGGLVEIGPRSIFETMPRAISGNGRYVVALQTRPTATEPFGTALWIDRESDEPPIVIGDVDGRPLRDLYSQPWGVNDDGFAVGSGHDEHGQDAAWLFDPRRGEIMRLDALTELPGDDWRIQDARAIGDAGHIAATTTDPVTAESVALLLVPLDWPEIDRPPATPAAGPHEYDVIAMQDGQDGAPGSIALGMTASGDVLLSSAFRTEVGADRMRGAWWRDGELSFLDDPSGEWVVSRTSRSGTIAGSVWVRDEFSDLRTWMPFTHEGSAQLAPHLLAEGVAHAFGYDVDAAGEVLIECLLDAGPSACVRTGDGAWHALFVGQPFAMSEDGVVVGARADDAVIVAAGTLTPLELGAGATASAISDDGRYVAGVYGHAFVYDRTRELFDWLPDVAGDPATSGRVVPLAVNDEGVVVGTASGTDGHPFAFRYDPQEGELVRLDTRAGDTELVLREARDIDARGAIVANGVEPDGTERGVVLMPRD, encoded by the coding sequence ATGTCTCGATTCGATTCGCTCGCCCTCATTCTTCTCGTGGTCCCGCTCGCGCTCGCGCCGGGATGCGCGTGCGACGGGCCTCGCGCGACGGAGCTCTGCGACGTCGGTGCGTGCGGCGCGCACGGAAGCGGCATCTGCACCGGAGGTCGACTGACGTGCTCGTGCGACGTCGGATATTCCGGCGCGCGCTGCGACGCCTGTGCGACTGGCTACGTGCTCGAGGCGGGCGAGTGCGTGGAAGAGGAAGAGCCTCCTCCGCCCTGCGACGCCGGGCTGCCCTTTCCGTGCGACGAGAGCGAGGCGCGTCCCACCGTCGTCTACGCGCCGCCTCGGTTCCGCGCGGTGCGTGTGCCGCTCATCGCGGGCGCCGAGTCGCAGGCGAGCACGGCGTACGGAGTGAACGCTGTCGGACAGATCGCAGGGACCGCGCGCGCGGTGATGGCTGCCGGCGGGATCCGCTGGTTCGCGTTCCGCTTCGACGAGGCGAGCGGGATCGTCGACGTCGGCGGTGACGCCGCGATCACCACGAGCGGCCTCGCGATCAACGACGACGGGCTCGTGACCGGGAGCGCGACGTGGGCCAACGGGCCCGACCGCGCGTTCGTCTCGGACGGCGAGAGCTTCGAGGACGTCGGGCTCGAGCTCGGCGCGAACGTGTACTCGCTGGGGACCTCGATCAACGACGAGGGCCAGATCGCGGCGGAGTGCGAGATCGAGAGCGCGTATCGCATCTGCCGCTACACGCCGGGCACGGGCTGGGACCTCTTCGAGCCGGGCGGAGGATTCGCGCTCGCCGACGACGGCACGCTCGTCGGCCTCGCGAACGAGCTCGAGACCTCGGGCTTCGTGCGCGACGACGGAGGGCTCGTGGAGATCGGACCGCGCTCGATCTTCGAGACGATGCCGCGCGCGATCAGCGGCAACGGCCGCTACGTGGTCGCGCTGCAGACTCGACCGACCGCGACGGAGCCCTTCGGCACCGCGCTCTGGATCGATCGCGAGAGCGACGAGCCGCCGATCGTGATCGGCGACGTCGACGGGCGTCCGCTGCGCGATCTCTACTCGCAGCCATGGGGCGTGAACGACGACGGATTCGCCGTGGGCTCGGGACACGACGAGCACGGCCAGGACGCCGCCTGGCTCTTCGACCCGCGGCGCGGCGAGATCATGCGGCTCGACGCGCTCACCGAGCTCCCCGGAGACGACTGGCGGATCCAGGATGCACGCGCGATCGGCGACGCGGGTCACATCGCCGCGACGACCACGGATCCCGTGACGGCGGAGTCCGTCGCGCTGCTGCTCGTGCCGCTCGACTGGCCCGAGATCGATCGCCCGCCCGCGACGCCCGCCGCGGGGCCGCACGAGTACGACGTGATCGCGATGCAGGACGGTCAGGACGGCGCGCCGGGGAGCATCGCGCTCGGCATGACGGCGAGCGGTGACGTGCTGCTCTCGTCCGCGTTCCGCACCGAGGTCGGCGCGGACCGGATGCGCGGCGCGTGGTGGCGCGACGGTGAGCTCTCGTTCCTCGACGACCCGAGCGGCGAGTGGGTCGTGTCGCGCACCTCGCGCAGCGGGACGATCGCGGGCAGCGTGTGGGTGCGTGACGAGTTCAGCGATCTGCGCACGTGGATGCCGTTCACGCACGAGGGCAGCGCGCAGCTGGCGCCGCACCTGCTCGCAGAGGGCGTCGCACACGCGTTCGGCTACGACGTCGACGCAGCGGGCGAAGTGCTGATCGAGTGCCTCCTCGACGCGGGCCCGTCGGCGTGCGTGCGCACCGGCGACGGCGCGTGGCACGCGCTCTTCGTCGGCCAGCCCTTCGCGATGAGCGAGGACGGCGTCGTGGTCGGCGCGCGCGCCGACGATGCGGTGATCGTCGCGGCTGGGACGCTGACGCCGCTCGAGCTCGGCGCAGGCGCGACCGCGTCGGCGATCAGCGACGACGGGCGCTACGTCGCGGGCGTGTACGGGCACGCGTTCGTCTACGATCGCACGCGCGAGCTCTTCGACTGGCTGCCCGATGTCGCGGGCGATCCCGCGACGAGCGGGCGTGTCGTGCCGCTCGCGGTGAACGACGAAGGCGTGGTGGTCGGCACCGCGTCCGGGACCGACGGACACCCCTTCGCGTTTCGCTACGATCCGCAGGAGGGCGAGCTGGTGCGGCTCGACACGCGCGCCGGCGACACCGAGCTCGTGCTGCGCGAGGCGCGCGACATCGACGCGCGGGGCGCGATCGTCGCGAACGGCGTCGAGCCCGACGGCACCGAGCGCGGCGTGGTGCTGATGCCGCGCGACTAA
- a CDS encoding serine/threonine-protein kinase, which translates to MTSARMPPSDELSQTLEARMEELLQDARTIDRSPSSTITPERSRPDAAGEHAIALLRRMGPTGAGIEVRGTIGEGGMGVVRLATQLALGREVAVKTLKADQKSDAATLKLLREAWVTGSLEHPNVVPVYDISLDAQGAPQIVLKKIAGASWAELMRDDKAIKKRFQARDAFEWNVRILVAVCNAVHFAHSRGILHRDLKPENVMIGEFGEVYVLDWGIAVAMHDDGTGRLPLAKDAIELAGTPLYMAPEMLGGAPGLLSARTDVYLLGAMLFEVIAGRAPHEGAHLGEILHAIARSKPSLPEGTPAELARIVLRAMDADPDARFESAEQLRLALIGFLEHRGSLKLAAEAETRLAELLEEKARAGGDPDERRLRLYHLFGECRFGFLEALEIWRDNEEARAGLRRALITMIELELEQGDPKAAALLLAEVEGAPAELVARVSEERAKWQAEEERRAKLARDHDPSIGRRTRVFIGMVLGTLWTIAPFSLWVWMRTGHAERSHAQAMIATSALFVAAVGLGYWARDSLSRTAINRRLTRLVGVMLGAQIVFFGSVWRLGVTPEQAGPLLMFLYTVLAAVAAATIEARLWPTVAVYVVGLALANVWPEHVFLFESLANLSLTINVVAIWARIEEDVVAPWRERSEQRRREWRAFLERQRERESKPPGT; encoded by the coding sequence ATGACGAGCGCGCGGATGCCGCCTTCGGACGAGCTGAGCCAGACCCTCGAAGCGCGGATGGAGGAGCTCCTCCAGGACGCGCGCACGATCGATCGATCGCCGAGCTCGACGATCACGCCCGAGCGCTCGCGCCCCGACGCCGCGGGCGAGCACGCGATCGCGCTGCTGCGCCGCATGGGACCGACCGGCGCGGGCATCGAGGTGCGCGGCACGATCGGCGAGGGCGGGATGGGCGTCGTGCGGCTCGCGACGCAGCTCGCGCTCGGTCGCGAGGTCGCGGTCAAGACGCTCAAGGCCGATCAGAAGAGCGACGCGGCGACGCTCAAGCTGCTACGCGAGGCGTGGGTCACGGGCTCGCTCGAGCACCCGAACGTCGTGCCGGTCTACGACATCTCGCTCGACGCCCAGGGCGCGCCGCAGATCGTGCTCAAGAAGATCGCCGGCGCGTCGTGGGCCGAGCTCATGCGCGACGACAAGGCGATCAAGAAGCGCTTCCAGGCGCGCGACGCGTTCGAGTGGAACGTCCGGATCCTCGTCGCGGTGTGCAACGCGGTGCACTTCGCGCACAGCCGCGGGATCCTGCATCGCGATCTCAAGCCCGAGAACGTGATGATCGGCGAGTTCGGCGAGGTCTACGTGCTCGACTGGGGCATCGCGGTCGCGATGCACGACGACGGCACCGGGCGCCTTCCGCTCGCGAAGGACGCGATCGAGCTCGCAGGGACGCCGCTCTACATGGCGCCCGAGATGCTCGGCGGCGCGCCCGGACTGCTCTCCGCGCGCACCGACGTGTACCTGCTCGGCGCGATGCTCTTCGAGGTGATCGCGGGGCGCGCGCCGCACGAGGGCGCGCACCTCGGCGAGATCCTGCACGCGATCGCGCGCAGCAAGCCGAGCCTGCCCGAGGGCACGCCGGCAGAGCTCGCGCGCATCGTGCTCCGCGCGATGGACGCCGATCCCGACGCGCGCTTCGAGAGCGCGGAGCAGCTGCGGCTCGCGCTGATCGGGTTCCTCGAGCACCGCGGATCGCTGAAGCTCGCGGCCGAGGCCGAGACGCGCCTCGCCGAGCTGCTCGAAGAGAAGGCGCGCGCCGGTGGCGATCCCGACGAGCGTCGCCTGCGCCTCTATCACTTGTTCGGCGAGTGCCGCTTCGGCTTCCTCGAGGCGCTCGAGATCTGGCGCGACAACGAGGAGGCGCGCGCCGGGCTGCGACGCGCGCTGATCACGATGATCGAGCTCGAGCTCGAGCAGGGTGATCCGAAGGCCGCCGCGCTCTTGCTCGCCGAGGTCGAGGGCGCACCGGCCGAGCTCGTCGCGCGCGTGAGCGAGGAGCGCGCGAAGTGGCAAGCGGAGGAAGAACGGCGCGCGAAGCTCGCGCGCGATCACGATCCGTCGATCGGGCGCCGCACGCGCGTGTTCATCGGGATGGTGCTCGGCACGCTGTGGACGATCGCGCCGTTCTCGCTCTGGGTCTGGATGCGCACCGGTCACGCGGAGCGCTCGCACGCCCAGGCGATGATCGCGACGTCGGCGCTCTTCGTCGCGGCGGTCGGGCTCGGGTACTGGGCGCGCGACTCGCTCTCGCGCACCGCGATCAACCGCCGCCTCACCCGGCTCGTCGGCGTGATGCTGGGCGCGCAGATCGTCTTCTTCGGATCGGTGTGGAGGCTCGGTGTGACGCCCGAGCAGGCCGGACCGCTGCTGATGTTCCTCTACACCGTGCTCGCGGCGGTCGCGGCCGCCACGATCGAGGCGCGCCTCTGGCCGACGGTCGCCGTGTACGTCGTCGGGCTCGCGCTCGCGAACGTGTGGCCCGAGCACGTGTTCCTCTTCGAGTCGCTCGCGAACCTCTCGCTCACGATCAACGTGGTCGCGATCTGGGCGCGCATCGAAGAGGACGTGGTGGCCCCGTGGCGCGAGCGGAGCGAACAGCGACGCCGCGAGTGGCGCGCATTCCTCGAGCGACAGCGAGAGCGAGAGAGCAAGCCGCCGGGCACCTGA
- a CDS encoding serine/threonine-protein kinase, with protein sequence MAEEDPLAATMDARLLEAARTIEHPPGATVVPDELDASWAEETIARALGSLAGSDASGLAIHGTIGEGGMGIVRAGTQLSLGREVAIKTLKDEARSERATLKLLREAWVTGALEHPNVVPVYDLSLDASGGPRIVLKRIAGEPWADLMHAREALRDRFGAHDALEWNLRILMQVCNAVRYAHSRGILHRDLKPENVMIGEFGEVYVLDWGLAVAMHDDGSGRLPLAKDAVEMAGTPAYMAPEMLGGAPPRVDERTDVYLLGALLYEIVAGRPPHAPEDGAPMMQILASIVRSEPELPEAIEGELARIVRRAMHRDPKQRFESAEQLRLALARFLEHRGSLALAADAQQRLRELEEERSKPIGDADEARLRLYHLFGECRFGFLEALRIWNDNDVAHAGLRRALTLMIELELEQGDPKAASVLLAELTSPPQELVVRVNDARRAKEREEAKRAALVRQFDPSIGRRTRVVVSTILGVIWTLLPWVGFVLEQNDPTIDQRAPLLSSCAMLVLASVIGYWAREALSRTALNRTLVRVVAAVLIGQVALYAVTWKLGVTYEQTRPIVLLLYALCASLTASALERRFWPAALAMCAAFVLGAVWPVYAWPFESFANLVLTVNVLVIWGRVDDEPSATTQSEARRRRSFQEFLARKQKRESIGESHAGRR encoded by the coding sequence ATGGCGGAGGAAGACCCGCTCGCCGCGACGATGGACGCGCGTCTGCTCGAGGCGGCGCGCACGATCGAGCACCCGCCGGGCGCGACGGTCGTGCCCGACGAGCTCGACGCGTCGTGGGCCGAGGAGACGATCGCGCGCGCGCTGGGATCACTCGCGGGATCCGACGCGAGCGGCCTCGCGATCCACGGCACGATCGGCGAAGGCGGCATGGGCATCGTGCGCGCGGGCACGCAGCTCTCGCTCGGCCGCGAGGTCGCGATCAAGACGCTCAAGGACGAGGCGCGCAGCGAGCGCGCGACGCTGAAGCTCCTGCGCGAGGCGTGGGTCACCGGCGCGCTCGAGCACCCGAACGTCGTGCCGGTGTACGACCTCTCGCTCGATGCGTCGGGTGGGCCTCGCATCGTGCTCAAGCGCATCGCGGGCGAGCCGTGGGCCGACCTGATGCACGCGCGCGAGGCGCTGCGCGATCGCTTCGGCGCGCACGACGCGCTCGAGTGGAACCTCCGGATCTTGATGCAGGTGTGCAACGCGGTGCGATACGCGCACAGCCGCGGGATCCTCCATCGCGACCTCAAGCCCGAGAACGTCATGATCGGCGAGTTCGGCGAGGTCTACGTGCTCGACTGGGGCCTCGCGGTCGCGATGCACGACGACGGCAGCGGGCGCCTGCCGCTCGCGAAGGACGCGGTCGAGATGGCGGGCACGCCCGCGTACATGGCGCCCGAGATGCTCGGCGGCGCGCCGCCGCGCGTCGACGAGCGCACCGACGTCTACCTGCTCGGTGCGCTGCTCTACGAGATCGTCGCCGGACGTCCGCCGCACGCGCCCGAGGACGGCGCGCCGATGATGCAGATCCTCGCGAGCATCGTGCGCTCGGAGCCCGAGCTCCCCGAAGCGATCGAGGGCGAGCTCGCGCGCATCGTGCGCCGCGCGATGCACCGCGATCCGAAGCAGCGCTTCGAGAGCGCGGAGCAGCTGCGCCTCGCGCTCGCGCGCTTCCTCGAGCATCGCGGATCGCTCGCGCTCGCGGCCGACGCGCAGCAGCGACTGCGCGAGCTCGAGGAGGAGCGCAGCAAGCCGATCGGCGACGCGGACGAGGCGCGGCTGCGTCTCTATCACCTGTTCGGCGAGTGCCGCTTCGGCTTCCTCGAGGCGCTGCGCATCTGGAACGACAACGACGTCGCGCACGCGGGGCTGCGCCGCGCGCTGACGCTGATGATCGAGCTCGAGCTCGAGCAGGGCGATCCGAAGGCCGCGTCGGTGCTGCTCGCGGAGCTGACGAGCCCTCCGCAGGAGCTCGTCGTGCGCGTGAACGACGCGCGCCGCGCGAAGGAGCGCGAGGAGGCGAAGCGCGCCGCGCTGGTGCGCCAGTTCGATCCCTCGATCGGGCGCCGCACGCGCGTCGTCGTCAGCACGATCCTCGGCGTGATCTGGACGCTGCTGCCCTGGGTCGGGTTCGTGCTCGAGCAGAACGACCCGACGATCGATCAGCGCGCGCCGCTGCTCTCGTCGTGCGCGATGCTCGTGCTCGCGAGCGTGATCGGGTACTGGGCGCGCGAGGCGCTCTCGCGCACCGCGCTCAACCGCACGCTGGTGCGCGTCGTGGCCGCGGTGCTGATCGGACAGGTCGCGCTCTACGCGGTGACGTGGAAGCTCGGCGTCACCTACGAGCAGACGCGGCCGATCGTGCTGCTGCTCTACGCGCTGTGCGCATCGCTCACGGCGTCGGCGCTCGAGCGGCGCTTCTGGCCGGCCGCGCTCGCGATGTGCGCCGCGTTCGTGCTGGGCGCGGTGTGGCCCGTCTACGCGTGGCCCTTCGAGTCGTTCGCGAACCTGGTGCTCACCGTGAACGTGCTGGTGATCTGGGGACGCGTCGACGACGAGCCGAGCGCGACGACGCAGAGCGAAGCGCGGCGCCGGCGCTCGTTCCAGGAGTTCCTCGCGCGCAAGCAGAAGCGCGAGTCGATCGGCGAGAGCCACGCAGGACGACGATGA